The following proteins come from a genomic window of Acomys russatus chromosome 17, mAcoRus1.1, whole genome shotgun sequence:
- the Ppp1r1a gene encoding protein phosphatase 1 regulatory subunit 1A, with translation MEPDNSPRKIQFTVPLLEPHLDPEAAEQIRRRRPTPATLVLTSDQSSPEIDEDRIPNSLLKSTLSMSPRQRKKMTRTTPTMKELQTMVEHHLGQQKQGEEPEGAPESTGSRESCPPGIPDIGSASRPDTSGTAQKPAESTPKTQEQCGVEPSTEDPSVHIPSLDSHGASLV, from the exons ATGGAGCCAGACAACAGCCCACGGAAGATCCAGTTTACGGTCCCTCTACTGGAGCCGCACCTGGACCCGGAGGCGGCCGAGCAG ATTCGGAGGCGccgccccacccctgccacacTTGTGCTGACCAGTGACCAGTCATCCCCAG AGATAGATGAAGACCGGATCCCTAACTCACTTCTCAAG TCCACTTTGTCAATGTCTCCACGGCAACGGAAGAAGATGACAAGGACCACACCCACCATGAAAG AGCTCCAGACGATGGTTGAGCATCACCTAGGGCAACAGAAGCAAGGAGAGGAACCTGAGGGAGCCCCTGAGAGCACAGGGAGCCGGGAGTCCTGCCCACCTGGGATCCCAGACATAGGCTCAGCGTCAAGGCCAGATACCTCTGGGACAGCACAAA AGCCTGCGGAATCCACACCCAAAACTCAGGAGCAGTGTGGTGTGGAGCCCAGCACAGAGGACCCCTCAGTCCACATACCATCTCTGGATTCCCACGGAGCCAGCTTG GTCTGA